The following coding sequences lie in one Rutidosis leptorrhynchoides isolate AG116_Rl617_1_P2 chromosome 6, CSIRO_AGI_Rlap_v1, whole genome shotgun sequence genomic window:
- the LOC139855554 gene encoding peroxisomal acyl-coenzyme A oxidase 1-like, translating into MEMEGVDYLSDERKKAEFDVEAMKIAWAGSPEAFQLSDRMAKLVANDPAFEKFTRPMLTRKELLKNTLRKSAYAWKLIVDLRLSEEEAKWLRLYVDEPAYTDLHWGMFIPAIEGQGTDEQQKKWLPLAKKMQIIGCYAQTELGHGSNVQGLETTATFDPQTDEFVMHSPTLTSSKWWPGGLGKLSTHAVVYARLIVGGQFHGVHGFIVQLRSLEDHSPLPGITVGDIGLKFGNGAYNTMDNGVLRFEHVRIPRNQMLMRVSQVTKEGKIMQSDVPRQLIYGTMVYVRQTIVADASKALSRAVCIATRYSAVRRQFGSRNGGLETQVIDYKTQQSRLFPLLASAYAFRFAGEWLKWLYLDVKQRLAANDFSTLPEAHACTAGLKSLTTTATADGIEECRKLCGGHGYLVSSGLPELFAVYIPACTYEGDNVVLMLQVARFLVKTVSELGYKKPLGTTAYMGRVAALMEKNCTVQTAEEWLNPGAIIEAFEARAARMAVRCGKQLAKFDNPEEGFAELSADLVEAAVAHCQLIVVSKFVEKLQQDIPGKGVKQSLEVLCYVYALFLLHKYQGDFLATGYVTPKQASLANDQLRTLYSKVRPNAIALVDSFSYTDHYLGSILGRYDGNVYPKLYEAAWKDPLNDTHVIDGFQQYIQPILKQKLHSAKL; encoded by the exons ATGGAAATGGAAGGAGTTGATTACTTGAGTGATGAAAGGAAGAAAGCAGAGTTTGATGTTGAAGCAATGAAAATTGCTTGGGCTGGTTCTCCTGAAGCTTTTCAACTCTCAGATCGTATGGCTAAACTTGTTGCTAATGATCCT GCATTTGAGAAATTCACAAGGCCTATGTTAACAAGGAAAGAGTTGTTGAAGAATACTCTTAGGAAATCGGCTTATGCATGGAAGTTGATCGTCGATCTTCGCCTATCTG AAGAAGAGGCTAAATGGTTGCGACTGTATGTTGATGAACCTGCATACACTGATCTTCATTGG GGAATGTTCATTCCGGCTATTGAAGGACAAGGCACTGATGAACAACAAAAGAAATGGTTGCCATTGGCCAAAAAGATGCAAATAATTGGCTGTTATGCACAAACAGAACTCGGCCATGGCTCCAATGTTCAAGGTCTCGAAACAACTGCAACATTTGACCCTCAAACGGATGAGTTTGTTATGCACAGTCCAACATTAACTTCGAGCAAA TGGTGGCCCGGTGGATTGGGGAAACTGTCGACACATGCTGTAGTCTATGCTCGACTCATAGTAGGTGGTCAATTCCATGGAGTTCATG GCTTTATTGTCCAACTAAGGAGTTTGGAGGATCACTCACCTCTTCCTGGCATTACTGTTGGTGATATTGGGCTGAAGTTTGGAAATGGGGCATATAACACCATGGACAACGGTGTATTAAGGTTTGAACATGTTCGCATCCCAAGGAACCAAATGTTAATGAG GGTATCTCAAGTTACAAAGGAGGGAAAAATCATGCAATCTGATGTTCCCCGACAACTCATTTACGGGACAATGGTGTATGTTAGGCAAACAATTGTGGCTGATGCTTCCAAAGCATTATCTCGTGCAGTTTGCATTGCTACAAGATATAGTGCTGTTCGTAGACAGTTTGGGTCACGTAATGGTGGGCTTGAGACCCAG GTGATCGATTATAAAACTCAGCAAAGTAGGCTCTTCCCATTGCTGGCTTCTGCTTATGCATTCAGATTTGCAGGCGAATGGTTAAAATGGTTATATCTTGATGTGAAGCAACGATTAGCCGCTAATGATTTCTCAACGTTACCCGAGGCTCATGCATGTACTGCAGGGTTAAAGTCCTTAACTACTACTGCAACAGCT GATGGAATTGAGGAATGTCGAAAATTATGTGGTGGTCACGGATACCTTGTTAGTAGTGGGCTTCCTGAACTGTTTGCAGTTTACATTCCTGCTTGTACTTATGAAGGGGACAATGTGGTACTTATGCTACAG GTTGCACGGTTTCTTGTAAAGACAGTTTCGGAACTGGGATACAAAAAGCCACTTGGGACAACAGCTTATATGGGGCGAGTGGCAGCTCTGATGGAGAAGAATTGTACTGTTCAAACTG CTGAGGAGTGGCTAAACCCTGGTGCAATAATTGAAGCATTTGAGGCAAGGGCTGCTAGAATGGCTGTACGATGTGGTAAACAGTTAGCTAAGTTTGATAATCCAGAAGAAGGTTTTGCAGAACTATCAGCTGATTTAGTTGAGGCTGCAGTTGCTCACTGCCAACTAATTGTTGTGTCCAA GTTTGTTGAAAAATTGCAACAAGACATCCCTGGGAAGGGTGTTAAACAATCGTTAGAGGTTTTGTGCTATGTGTATGCTttgtttcttcttcacaaatatcaAGGTGATTTCTTGGCCACCGGGTACGTTACGCCTAAACAGGCCTCACTTGCTAATGACCAACTCAGAACTTTGTACTCTAAG GTCCGTCCAAATGCAATAGCGCTGGTTGATTCATTCAGCTACACTGATCACTACCTTGGTTCAATTCTTGGACGCTATGATGGGAACGTGTATCCAAAGCTGTACGAGGCTGCTTGGAAGGATCCGCTTAACGATACGCATGTTATTGACGGCTTCCAGCAATATATTCAACCGATTTTGAAGCAAAAGTTGCACTCTGCTAAGCTATAG